From the Sandaracinaceae bacterium genome, the window ATCGATCTCGGCCTCGGCTATCACGCGAGCGCGCTCGCCACCGCGCTGGCGTACGGCTCGAGCGGCCTGGCGGCGCTGGGCGTGCTCCTCCGCGGTCTGGGCGAAGGCGCGCACCGCGGCGTCACGGCGACGGCCTTCGTCGCCATCTTCCTCGCCGCGGGCGCGCAAACCGGCTGGACGCTGCGCCCCTTCCTGGGTCGCCCCTCGCAGGCCAGCGTCCCGTTCGTGCGCGACGTCGAGGGCGGCTTCGCGGACGCTCTGGTCATGAGCGCTCGCTCCGCGATGGGCGACTACGACCCGCGCGCGGAGCGTGACGCCTACGGCGGTGCGCGGTGAGCGCGCTCGACCTCCTGCTTCTCTATGCGGTTGTCGGGGCGGGCTGCGCGATCGTCGTGCATCGCCGGACGCGCGGGAGCTGGGCGCAGCGGCTCGGTGCCTCGGCGCTCGCGTTTCCGCTCTGGCCCATCTGGGCCCCGATCGCCCTCCTGCCGGATCGGGTCGCGGCTGGCGCGCGTGGGGACCGCGCGGAGCGCATGCGTGAGGAGCTCCGACACGCAGTGGACGCCGCGCGGGGCTCGCCCTTCGAGATCCTCTTCTCGCGGGACGCCGCCGATCAGATCGAGCGAGAGATCGCCGACGCGCTCGCGCGCATCTCCGAGCTGGACGCGTTGCTGGCGCAGCCCGACCTCGACCTGGAGCGGGCGAGCGAGCGCGTGGACGCGTTGACGCGGAGCGGGAACACACGCGCGCTCAAGACGGCCGTCCTCCATCGGGACAACGTCGCGCGCATCACGGCGCTGCGAGATCGCCACGGGCGCGCGCTCGAAGAGCTGGGTGAGCTCATCGGCGCGCTGCGGTCCCAGCTGGTGCTCGCGCGCTACGCGGGATCGTCGCCCGAGGGGGTCGGTGGTATCGTCACCGAGCTTTGGGCTCGGGTCGAAGGCCTGGGCGAGATCGTGGACGCGCAGGAGCCGCGGGAGAGCGCGTGAGCCGACACATCCTGGTGGTGGACGACGAGGCCCGCATTCGCGAGGTCGTGCAGTACGCGCTCGAGCGCGAGGGTTTCCGCATCGACTCCGTCGACGACGGCGGACGCGCCCTGGAGGCCATCGAGCGCGGGAGCTTCGACCTCGTGATCCTCGACGTGATGCTGCCCGGGATGGATGGCCTCGAGCTGTGTCGCAAGGTGCGCGCGAAGAGCCGGGTTCCGATCCTCTTTCTCAGCGCGCGCGCGGACGAGATCGATCGCGTGCTCGGGCTCGAGCTCGGGGGCGACGACTACCTGACGAAGCCCTTCTCGCCGCGCGAGCTGGTCGCGCGGGTCAAGGCCGTCCTGCGACGCGTGCACGACGGACCGAGCGAGGAGGACACGAAGAAGAAGCTGCGACACGGCGCCATCAGCATCGACCAGGAGCGCCACGAGGTCCGCTGCGGCGGAGCGCTCCTCTCGCTCACGCCGACCGAGCTGGGGCTGCTCGCCGCGCTCATCGAGCGACCCGGCGTCGTGCTCTCACGGGGGCAGCTGATGCAGCGCGCCTACAGCTACGACAACCTGGTGACCGAGCGGACCATCGACACCCACGTCCGGCGCATCCGCGCGAAGTTCAGGGAAGTCGGCGGCGACGATCCGATCACGACCGTGCACGGCGTGGGATACAAGGCGGCCGAGTAGTGCTGGAGCAGCTCGGGCGGATCCGGGTTCGGCTGCTGATCGTCAACCTCACCGTCTTGTTGGTTCCGATCGTCGGTCTCGAGTTCGCGCGCATCTATGAACGGCAGCTGCTGTCGTCGCTCGAGCGCGACATGCGGAACCAGGCGGCGCTCGTTCGGGAGGCGCTCGAGGCGCAACTCGAAGACGGGCGGGGGCTCGCGCATCCTCGGGTTCAGCGCGTGTTGGTCGCGGCGGCGCGCCAGACGAGGACGCGGATCCGGGTGCTGGACGCGCGCGGACGGAGCGTCATGGACTCACACGCCGAGGGCCCGCCGGAGGGCCCGGAGCCGCCGCCGCCGACCATCCTGCCGGGGAGCGCGTACGAGGTCGCGCGGAGGTCGGCGGACAGCAGCCCGGACGTCGTCGAGATGTGGTCGGCGCGATCACTCCCGCGCGGCACGTGGCCCGCCGTCCCGCAGCGACGCGAAGTCCGCTCGGCCCTGCGTGGTCATCCGGACGCATACACGCGGGTGCGTGACCGGGCCCCGGCCGTGCTCCTCTTCGTCACCGAGCCCATCCGGAGCGGCGGCGATGTCGAGGGGGTCGTCTACGTCACCCGTTCGACGCGGCCCGTGCTGACCGAGCTCTATCGAATCCGGCGCGGCCTCATCCAGGTGCTCGTGGTGGCGGTCGTCTTCACCCTGCTCTTGACGTTGGTGCTGGCGTGGTCGATCTCGCGCCCGCTCTCCAAGCTCGCGAAGGCCGCACGCAGAATTGCGGACGGCGACCAGGGCGTCGCGGTCCCCGTGGGTGGGAGTGGGGAGATCCGCGAGCTGGGTCGCGCGATCGAGACCATGACCCGCGAGCTCGATCGGCGGATGCGGTACATCAGTGAGTTCGCCGCGGACGTGGCGCACGAGCTGAAGAGCCCGATCACCTCGATACGCGGCGCGGCGGAGCTGCTCCAGGAGGGCGCGTCGGACGACACCGAAGCGCGCGCGCGTTTCACCGGGAACATCCAGCTCGACGCGGAGCGTCTGGACCGACTGGTGAATCGCCTCCTGGAGCTCAGCCGCATCGAGAGCAGCCGGGCGCCCATGGAGAGCGTCGACCTCGGTGCGATGGTGCGACGGGTGACCGAGCGCACCCACACGCCCGAGCAGCCGGTCGAAGTGGACTGGAGGACGCCGCTCCGCACGATGAACGGTCGCGAAGAGGACCTCGAGCGCGCGCTCCTCAACCTGGTGGAGAACGCCCTCCGCTTCTCCCCGGAGGGCGAGCCGGTCCGCGTGCTCATCGAGCAGATCGACCACGGGCGTCGCGGCGGCGCGTTGAGCTTCCGTGTCGTCGATCGCGGCCCGGGCGTCCCGGAGAGCCACCGCCACAAGATCTTCGACCGCTTCTTCACCACGGACGCAGAC encodes:
- a CDS encoding response regulator transcription factor, whose amino-acid sequence is MSRHILVVDDEARIREVVQYALEREGFRIDSVDDGGRALEAIERGSFDLVILDVMLPGMDGLELCRKVRAKSRVPILFLSARADEIDRVLGLELGGDDYLTKPFSPRELVARVKAVLRRVHDGPSEEDTKKKLRHGAISIDQERHEVRCGGALLSLTPTELGLLAALIERPGVVLSRGQLMQRAYSYDNLVTERTIDTHVRRIRAKFREVGGDDPITTVHGVGYKAAE
- a CDS encoding ATP-binding protein, which translates into the protein MLEQLGRIRVRLLIVNLTVLLVPIVGLEFARIYERQLLSSLERDMRNQAALVREALEAQLEDGRGLAHPRVQRVLVAAARQTRTRIRVLDARGRSVMDSHAEGPPEGPEPPPPTILPGSAYEVARRSADSSPDVVEMWSARSLPRGTWPAVPQRREVRSALRGHPDAYTRVRDRAPAVLLFVTEPIRSGGDVEGVVYVTRSTRPVLTELYRIRRGLIQVLVVAVVFTLLLTLVLAWSISRPLSKLAKAARRIADGDQGVAVPVGGSGEIRELGRAIETMTRELDRRMRYISEFAADVAHELKSPITSIRGAAELLQEGASDDTEARARFTGNIQLDAERLDRLVNRLLELSRIESSRAPMESVDLGAMVRRVTERTHTPEQPVEVDWRTPLRTMNGREEDLERALLNLVENALRFSPEGEPVRVLIEQIDHGRRGGALSFRVVDRGPGVPESHRHKIFDRFFTTDADKSGTGLGLAIVRSVAHAHGGEVTLSPTPAGGATFQLLLPLE